Proteins encoded in a region of the Pseudomonas denitrificans (nom. rej.) genome:
- a CDS encoding glutathione S-transferase family protein, giving the protein MSLVVFGAPLSPFVRKVRLFAAEKGFDYQLENVNPFNQPDWYRELNPLRRVPAIRDGDFTLADSSVICHYLEDRDPQRTPLCGTSAASRARINWLEKYADYELAPLTTFTVFRNRLLKPLMGKVCDEVAVKGAMQEKLPEHFDYLEKCLGEQQWFVDDRFSLADIAIACQLVNLRHGEEELDAQRWPKLAAHFERTLARPALAEIVQGELQIIAKIMAKR; this is encoded by the coding sequence ATGAGCCTCGTCGTCTTCGGCGCCCCGCTGTCCCCCTTCGTCCGCAAAGTCCGCCTGTTCGCCGCCGAAAAAGGCTTCGACTACCAGCTGGAGAACGTCAACCCGTTCAACCAGCCGGACTGGTACCGCGAACTGAACCCGCTGCGCCGCGTGCCGGCGATCCGCGACGGTGACTTCACCCTCGCCGACTCCAGCGTCATCTGCCACTACCTGGAAGACCGCGACCCGCAGCGCACCCCGCTGTGCGGCACAAGCGCCGCATCCCGCGCGCGGATCAACTGGCTGGAAAAATACGCCGACTACGAGCTGGCCCCGCTGACTACCTTCACCGTGTTCCGCAACCGTCTGCTCAAGCCGCTGATGGGCAAGGTCTGCGATGAAGTGGCGGTGAAAGGCGCCATGCAGGAGAAGCTCCCGGAGCACTTCGATTACCTGGAGAAGTGCCTGGGCGAACAGCAGTGGTTCGTCGATGACCGCTTCAGCCTCGCCGACATCGCCATCGCCTGCCAGCTGGTGAACCTGCGTCACGGCGAGGAAGAACTGGACGCCCAGCGCTGGCCGAAGCTGGCCGCGCACTTCGAGCGCACCCTGGCCCGCCCTGCCCTGGCCGAGATCGTCCAGGGCGAGCTGCAGATCATCGCCAAGATCATGGCCAAGCGCTGA
- a CDS encoding GAF domain-containing protein, giving the protein MIDLQQAGAGLGGYALLAAQAESLFADERDFIANASQFSAFLFNELPDLNWAGFYLNRNEELVLGPFQGKVACVRIPFSKGVCGAAARTRETQRVEDVHAFPGHIACDSASNSELVVPLVKDGRLIGVLDLDSPSVGRFSAEDQAGIERLVEIFLRLSDC; this is encoded by the coding sequence ATGATCGATCTGCAACAGGCCGGCGCCGGCCTTGGCGGCTACGCGCTGCTGGCCGCCCAGGCGGAGTCGCTGTTCGCCGATGAGCGCGACTTCATTGCCAACGCCTCGCAGTTTTCCGCGTTCCTGTTCAATGAGTTGCCGGACCTGAACTGGGCCGGCTTCTACCTGAACCGCAACGAAGAGCTGGTGCTTGGCCCGTTCCAGGGCAAGGTCGCCTGCGTGCGCATTCCGTTCAGCAAGGGCGTGTGCGGCGCTGCGGCACGTACCCGTGAAACCCAGCGTGTGGAAGACGTGCATGCCTTCCCCGGCCACATCGCCTGCGACAGCGCCTCCAACAGCGAGCTCGTGGTGCCGCTGGTGAAGGACGGTCGCCTTATCGGCGTGCTGGACCTGGACAGCCCGTCGGTCGGCCGTTTCAGTGCAGAGGATCAGGCCGGTATCGAGCGCCTGGTGGAGATTTTCCTGCGCCTTTCCGACTGCTGA
- a CDS encoding ATP-binding protein, with translation MDSRLNDFLARAETLMARLEPLLPAVRETVDWQHSLAARWHRDGRSGYLQPLKVSLDLRLADLLGVDRQREQLARNTRQFVAGQPANHALLWGARGTGKSSLVRALLAELAGEGLRLIEIERDHLADLPRVVELIQGLPQRFVLFCDDLSFDAGEGDFRVLKSVLDGSLEQAPDNVLLYATSNRRHLVSEKQSDNENWKMVDGELHPNEAVEDKIALSDRFGLWLSFYPFTQEHFLSVVRHWIDVLAQKSGLAAWAWDEELEKEAIRWALGRGNRNGRCAYQFARYWVGRQLLEGDTP, from the coding sequence GTGGATTCCCGTCTGAACGATTTTCTCGCCCGCGCCGAAACGCTGATGGCGCGCCTGGAACCGTTGCTGCCCGCGGTCCGCGAAACAGTGGATTGGCAGCACAGCCTGGCGGCGCGCTGGCACCGTGACGGCCGCAGCGGCTACCTGCAGCCGCTGAAGGTCAGCCTCGACCTGCGCCTGGCCGACCTTCTGGGTGTCGACCGGCAGCGCGAGCAACTGGCGCGCAACACGCGGCAATTCGTGGCCGGCCAGCCGGCCAACCACGCGTTGCTGTGGGGCGCCCGCGGCACCGGCAAATCCTCGCTGGTGCGCGCGTTGCTGGCGGAACTGGCCGGCGAGGGGCTGCGCCTGATCGAGATCGAGCGCGACCACCTGGCCGACCTGCCGCGCGTGGTCGAGCTGATCCAGGGGCTGCCGCAGCGCTTCGTGCTGTTCTGCGACGACCTGTCGTTCGATGCGGGCGAGGGCGATTTCCGTGTCCTCAAGAGCGTACTCGACGGCTCGCTGGAGCAGGCCCCGGACAACGTGCTGCTCTACGCCACTTCGAACCGGCGCCATCTGGTATCGGAAAAACAGAGCGACAACGAGAACTGGAAGATGGTCGACGGCGAGTTGCACCCCAACGAAGCCGTCGAAGACAAGATCGCCCTGTCCGACCGCTTCGGCCTGTGGTTGTCCTTCTATCCCTTCACCCAGGAGCACTTCCTCAGTGTGGTGCGCCACTGGATCGATGTGCTCGCGCAGAAGTCCGGGCTCGCCGCCTGGGCCTGGGACGAGGAACTGGAGAAGGAAGCCATCCGCTGGGCGCTCGGACGCGGCAACCGTAATGGCCGCTGTGCCTACCAATTCGCCCGCTACTGGGTGGGCCGACAATTGCTGGAAGGAGACACCCCATGA
- a CDS encoding ATP-binding protein, protein MLRRRKASARRRSATMDIALTHRLSFKQASLTVLVAFILGTLLSLIQVGADYASQDASINREVRALLDVSHNPTARIAYNIDAELAQELVVGLLRSPAVIRAEIIDNANVPLASADRPPAQSHLRGLSDFLFGEQRSYEEPLFVEHAPAESLGVLRLEIDTFVFGNDFLRRAGMTFLSGFVRSLMLSLILLVLFYALLTKPLVSLIDALSRHDPRSPSRLRLPCPRGHERDEIGVLVEVTNRQLNRISVEMEQRREAEDRLTQYLEELESIVAARTAELKAANARLTLSNQELEQARQTALAMAQARGNFLANMSHEIRTPLNGLLGMLGLALDGPLTAEQHQQLSIAHDSGKVLVELLNDVLDLSKFEAGQLQLEQIPFDLGTLVEDTASLLSQNAGPAVELTCLISPQLPAQLSGDPTRVRQVVSNLLSNALKFTRFGRVDVRVEPLGAESLQQGVRISVRDTGIGVAPEALQKIFQPFTQADAGIARQYGGTGLGLALTRKLCEAMKGELSVTSEPGLGSEFIVTLPLQTLEPAQPLAKLSGKLIVQCAASSGLAALLQNWLAEWGVDYQRLDIDESLAGVELDALLSDCPDCLVVLRQNVTKPVLLVTAYGNFLEPELAQRLAPLRQLARPMSRAVLYQALKQAFEHQPPPSSKATGATSQEQFSARVLLVEDNPVNQLVARGLLQKLGCQVGIAINGEEALKQLEGTEFDLVLMDCNMPVMDGYQATREIRESGRWPDLPVVALTANALPEERERCRAAGMDDYLAKPFHRDELAAILERWAGPQPRG, encoded by the coding sequence ATGCTACGCCGCAGGAAAGCTTCTGCGAGGCGACGCTCCGCAACCATGGATATTGCGCTCACACATCGCCTCTCGTTCAAGCAGGCCAGCCTGACGGTGCTGGTGGCGTTCATCCTGGGCACCTTGCTCAGCCTTATCCAGGTAGGCGCCGATTATGCCAGCCAGGACGCCTCCATCAACCGCGAAGTGCGCGCCCTGCTGGACGTCAGCCACAACCCCACCGCGCGCATTGCCTATAACATCGACGCCGAGCTGGCCCAGGAACTGGTCGTGGGCCTGCTGCGTTCGCCCGCGGTGATCCGCGCCGAGATCATCGACAACGCCAACGTGCCCCTGGCCAGCGCCGACCGGCCGCCGGCCCAAAGCCACCTGCGCGGCCTCAGCGACTTCCTCTTCGGCGAGCAGCGCTCCTACGAGGAACCGCTGTTCGTCGAGCACGCCCCGGCAGAATCCCTCGGCGTGCTGCGCCTGGAGATCGACACCTTCGTCTTCGGCAACGACTTCCTGCGCCGCGCCGGGATGACCTTCCTCTCCGGCTTCGTGCGCAGCCTGATGCTCTCGCTGATCCTGCTGGTGCTCTTCTATGCGCTGCTGACCAAGCCGCTGGTGAGCCTGATCGACGCCCTCTCCCGCCACGACCCGCGCTCACCCTCGCGCCTGCGTCTGCCTTGCCCGCGCGGGCACGAGCGCGACGAGATCGGCGTGCTGGTGGAGGTCACCAACCGCCAGCTCAATCGCATCTCGGTGGAGATGGAACAGCGCCGCGAAGCCGAAGACCGCCTGACCCAGTACCTGGAAGAACTGGAAAGCATCGTCGCCGCGCGTACCGCTGAACTGAAGGCGGCCAACGCACGCCTGACGCTGTCCAACCAGGAACTGGAACAGGCGCGGCAGACCGCCCTGGCCATGGCCCAGGCGCGCGGCAACTTCCTGGCCAACATGAGCCACGAGATCCGCACCCCGCTCAACGGCCTGCTGGGCATGCTCGGCCTGGCGCTGGATGGTCCGCTGACCGCCGAACAGCACCAGCAGCTGTCCATCGCCCATGACTCGGGCAAGGTACTGGTGGAGCTGCTCAACGACGTGCTCGACCTCTCCAAGTTCGAGGCCGGCCAACTGCAGCTGGAGCAGATTCCCTTCGACCTCGGCACCCTGGTGGAAGACACCGCCAGCCTGCTGTCGCAGAACGCCGGCCCTGCCGTGGAGCTCACCTGCCTGATCAGCCCGCAACTGCCGGCGCAACTCTCCGGCGACCCGACGCGGGTGCGCCAGGTGGTCAGCAACCTGCTGTCCAACGCCCTCAAGTTCACCCGCTTCGGCCGCGTCGACGTGCGCGTCGAGCCGCTGGGAGCCGAATCCCTGCAGCAAGGCGTCCGCATCAGCGTGCGCGACACCGGCATCGGCGTGGCGCCCGAGGCCTTGCAGAAGATCTTCCAGCCCTTCACCCAGGCTGACGCCGGCATCGCCCGCCAGTACGGCGGCACCGGGCTGGGCCTCGCGCTGACGCGCAAGCTCTGCGAGGCAATGAAGGGCGAGCTTAGCGTCACTTCCGAGCCGGGCCTGGGCAGCGAATTCATCGTCACCCTGCCCCTGCAGACTTTGGAGCCGGCGCAACCGCTGGCGAAGCTTAGCGGCAAGCTCATCGTGCAATGTGCCGCCAGCAGCGGGCTCGCCGCGCTGCTGCAGAACTGGCTGGCGGAATGGGGCGTGGACTACCAGCGCCTGGACATCGACGAAAGCCTCGCCGGCGTGGAGCTGGACGCACTGCTCTCGGACTGCCCGGACTGCCTGGTCGTGCTGCGCCAGAACGTCACCAAGCCGGTGCTGTTGGTCACGGCCTACGGCAACTTCCTCGAACCCGAACTGGCACAGCGCCTCGCCCCGCTGCGGCAGTTGGCGCGGCCAATGTCCCGCGCGGTGCTCTACCAGGCGCTGAAACAGGCCTTCGAGCACCAGCCGCCACCCTCATCGAAGGCGACTGGCGCCACCTCACAGGAGCAGTTCTCCGCCCGCGTGCTGCTGGTGGAAGACAACCCCGTCAACCAGTTGGTCGCACGCGGCCTGCTGCAGAAGCTGGGCTGCCAGGTGGGCATCGCGATCAACGGCGAGGAGGCGCTGAAGCAGCTCGAGGGTACCGAGTTCGACCTGGTGCTGATGGATTGCAACATGCCGGTGATGGACGGCTACCAGGCCACCCGCGAAATCCGCGAGAGTGGCCGCTGGCCGGACTTGCCGGTAGTTGCCCTGACCGCCAACGCCCTGCCGGAGGAGCGCGAACGCTGCCGCGCTGCCGGCATGGACGACTACCTGGCCAAGCCCTTCCACCGCGACGAGCTGGCGGCCATTCTCGAACGCTGGGCCGGGCCACAGCCGCGCGGCTGA
- a CDS encoding MarR family winged helix-turn-helix transcriptional regulator, whose amino-acid sequence MKDAVSLPAELQLDNQLCFRLYAVSRAVIRGYRPMLEALGLTYPQYLAMLVLWEWQAEPPQQPSVKALGERLTLDSGTLTPLLKRLEQLGLVLRRRAQHDEREVHLGLTAEGVALREKVLPLREELLCRSGIDLSVTDGLREQLDSLLLQLSKLDA is encoded by the coding sequence ATGAAAGACGCTGTATCCCTGCCGGCCGAACTGCAGCTGGACAACCAGCTGTGCTTCCGACTGTACGCCGTGTCCCGCGCGGTGATCCGTGGCTACCGGCCGATGCTCGAGGCGCTCGGCCTGACCTATCCGCAGTACCTGGCCATGCTGGTGCTCTGGGAGTGGCAGGCCGAACCCCCGCAGCAGCCGTCGGTAAAGGCGCTCGGCGAGCGCCTGACGCTCGACTCCGGCACCCTCACGCCGCTGCTGAAGCGCCTCGAGCAGTTGGGCCTGGTGCTGCGCCGCCGTGCGCAGCATGACGAGCGCGAAGTGCACCTGGGGCTGACGGCAGAAGGGGTGGCATTACGCGAGAAGGTGCTGCCGCTGCGAGAGGAGTTGCTCTGCCGCAGCGGCATCGACCTGAGCGTCACCGACGGCCTGCGCGAGCAGCTGGACAGCCTGCTGCTGCAGTTGTCGAAGCTGGACGCCTGA
- a CDS encoding glutathione peroxidase — protein sequence MSDALLNIPVTTIKGEQKTLADFGGKALLVVNTASQCGFTPQYKGLEKLWKQYKDKGLVVLGFPCNQFGKQEPGNEGEITQFCELNFGVSFPLFKKIDVNGAEAHPLYVQLKKRAPGLLGSQGIKWNFTKFLIGQDGQLVKRFAPTTKPEQLSAEIEALL from the coding sequence ATGAGCGATGCATTGCTGAACATTCCCGTGACCACCATCAAGGGCGAACAGAAGACCCTCGCCGACTTCGGCGGCAAGGCCCTGCTGGTGGTGAACACCGCCAGCCAGTGCGGCTTCACCCCGCAGTACAAGGGGCTGGAAAAGCTCTGGAAGCAGTACAAGGACAAGGGCCTGGTAGTGCTCGGCTTCCCCTGCAACCAGTTCGGCAAGCAGGAGCCGGGCAACGAAGGGGAGATCACCCAGTTCTGCGAGCTGAACTTCGGCGTGAGCTTCCCGCTGTTCAAGAAGATCGACGTCAACGGCGCCGAGGCCCACCCGCTCTATGTACAACTGAAGAAGCGCGCTCCCGGCCTGCTGGGTAGCCAGGGCATCAAGTGGAACTTCACCAAGTTCCTGATCGGCCAGGACGGCCAGTTGGTCAAGCGTTTCGCCCCGACCACCAAGCCCGAGCAACTGTCCGCCGAGATCGAAGCGCTGCTGTGA
- the msrB gene encoding peptide-methionine (R)-S-oxide reductase MsrB: MEKLEKPLDSWRDELTDEQFHVCRLGGTERAFTGEYHDTKTPGIYHCVCCGTALFDSDAKYDSGSGWPSYFQPVNGEVVKELEDFSHGMHRIEVRCGKCDAHLGHVFPDGPRPTGLRYCINSASLKLVPKE; this comes from the coding sequence ATGGAAAAGCTGGAAAAGCCCCTGGATTCCTGGCGTGACGAACTCACCGACGAGCAGTTCCATGTCTGCCGCCTGGGCGGCACCGAACGCGCCTTCACCGGTGAGTACCACGACACCAAGACGCCCGGTATCTACCACTGCGTGTGCTGCGGCACCGCGCTGTTCGACTCCGACGCCAAATATGATTCGGGCAGCGGCTGGCCGAGCTACTTCCAGCCGGTGAACGGCGAGGTGGTCAAGGAACTGGAAGACTTCAGCCACGGCATGCACCGCATCGAAGTGCGCTGCGGCAAGTGCGATGCGCACTTGGGCCATGTCTTCCCTGATGGACCGCGGCCGACCGGGCTGCGCTACTGCATCAACTCGGCATCCTTGAAGCTGGTGCCCAAGGAATGA
- a CDS encoding pyridoxal phosphate-dependent aminotransferase: MQVTKSNKLANVCYDIRGPVLKHAKRLEEEGHRILKLNIGNPAPFGFEAPDEILQDVIRNLPTAQGYSDSKGLFSARKAVMQYYQQKQVEGVGIEDIYLGNGVSELIVMALQALLNNGDEVLIPAPDYPLWTASVALSGGKPVHYLCDEQAGWFPDVADMKAKITSNTKALVLINPNNPTGAVYSREVLLDIVELARQHNLVIFSDEIYDKILYDEAQHISTASLAPDVLCLTFNGLSKSYRVAGFRSGWIAISGPKHKAQSYIEGLDILANMRLCANVPSQHAIQTALGGYQSINDLVLPGGRLLEQRNRAWELLNDIPGVSCVKPMGALYAFPRIDPKVCPIHNDEKFVLDLLLSEKLLIVQGTAFNWPWPDHFRVVTLPRVDDLEQAIGRIGNFLKTYRQ, encoded by the coding sequence ATGCAGGTCACCAAATCGAACAAGCTCGCCAACGTCTGCTACGACATTCGCGGGCCCGTGCTCAAGCACGCCAAACGCCTGGAAGAGGAAGGCCACCGCATCCTCAAGCTGAACATCGGCAACCCGGCGCCGTTCGGTTTCGAGGCGCCGGACGAAATCCTCCAGGACGTCATCCGCAACCTGCCCACCGCCCAGGGCTACAGCGACTCCAAGGGCCTGTTCAGCGCGCGCAAGGCGGTGATGCAGTACTACCAGCAGAAGCAGGTGGAAGGCGTCGGCATCGAGGACATCTACCTGGGCAACGGTGTGTCCGAGCTGATCGTCATGGCCCTGCAGGCGCTGCTCAACAACGGTGACGAGGTGCTGATCCCGGCGCCCGACTACCCGCTGTGGACCGCCTCCGTCGCCCTCTCCGGCGGCAAGCCGGTGCACTACCTGTGCGACGAGCAGGCCGGCTGGTTCCCCGACGTCGCCGACATGAAGGCGAAGATCACCAGCAACACCAAGGCCCTGGTGCTGATCAACCCGAACAACCCCACCGGCGCGGTCTACTCCAGGGAAGTGCTGCTAGACATCGTCGAACTGGCGCGCCAGCACAACCTGGTGATCTTCTCCGACGAGATCTACGACAAGATCCTCTACGACGAGGCCCAGCACATCTCCACCGCCTCCCTGGCACCCGACGTGCTCTGCCTGACCTTCAACGGCCTGTCCAAGTCCTACCGCGTGGCCGGCTTCCGCTCCGGCTGGATCGCCATTTCCGGCCCGAAACACAAGGCGCAGAGCTACATCGAAGGCCTGGACATCCTCGCCAACATGCGCCTGTGCGCCAACGTGCCGAGCCAGCACGCCATCCAGACCGCCCTGGGCGGCTACCAGAGCATCAACGACCTGGTGCTGCCGGGTGGGCGCCTGCTGGAACAGCGCAACCGCGCCTGGGAACTGCTCAACGACATTCCCGGCGTCAGCTGCGTGAAGCCCATGGGCGCGCTCTATGCCTTCCCGCGCATCGACCCGAAGGTCTGCCCGATCCACAACGACGAGAAATTCGTCCTCGACCTGCTGCTTTCCGAGAAGTTGCTCATCGTTCAGGGCACCGCTTTCAACTGGCCCTGGCCGGATCACTTCAGGGTGGTTACCCTGCCGCGTGTCGATGACCTGGAACAGGCCATCGGACGCATCGGCAACTTCCTGAAAACCTATCGCCAATAA
- the htpX gene encoding protease HtpX codes for MMRILLFLATNLAVLVIASITLKLLGVDRFTGQNYGSLLIFCAVFGFAGSLVSLFISKWMAKMSTGTEIISQPRTRHEQWLLQTVEELSREAGIKMPEVGIFPAYEANAFATGWNRNDALVAVSQGLLERFSPEEVKAVLAHEIGHVANGDMVTLALIQGVVNTFVMFFARIFGNFVDKAILKNEDGPGIGYFVATIFAELVLGILASIIVMWFSRKREYRADEAGARLASTGAMIAALQRLRAEQGVPVQMPDTLQAFGINGNLKHGLAGLFMSHPPLEDRIEALRAAGR; via the coding sequence ATGATGCGCATCCTGTTGTTCCTGGCCACCAACCTGGCTGTTCTGGTGATCGCCAGCATCACCCTGAAACTGCTCGGCGTGGACCGTTTCACCGGCCAGAATTACGGTAGCCTTCTGATTTTCTGCGCCGTCTTCGGCTTCGCCGGCTCCCTGGTTTCGCTGTTCATCTCCAAGTGGATGGCGAAGATGAGCACCGGCACCGAGATCATCAGCCAGCCGCGCACCCGCCACGAACAGTGGCTGCTGCAGACCGTGGAAGAACTGTCCCGCGAGGCCGGCATCAAGATGCCGGAAGTCGGCATCTTCCCCGCCTACGAGGCCAACGCCTTCGCCACCGGCTGGAACCGTAACGACGCACTGGTCGCAGTCAGCCAGGGCCTGCTCGAGCGCTTCTCCCCCGAAGAAGTGAAAGCCGTGCTGGCCCACGAGATCGGCCACGTGGCCAACGGCGACATGGTCACCCTGGCGCTGATCCAGGGCGTGGTGAACACCTTCGTGATGTTCTTCGCACGCATCTTCGGCAACTTCGTCGACAAGGCGATCCTGAAGAACGAAGACGGCCCGGGCATCGGCTACTTCGTCGCGACCATCTTCGCCGAGCTGGTCCTGGGCATCCTCGCCAGCATCATCGTCATGTGGTTCTCGCGCAAACGCGAATACCGCGCGGACGAGGCCGGCGCCCGCCTGGCCAGCACCGGCGCGATGATCGCCGCCCTGCAACGCCTGCGCGCCGAACAGGGTGTGCCGGTGCAGATGCCCGACACGCTGCAGGCCTTCGGCATCAACGGCAACCTCAAGCACGGCCTCGCCGGCCTGTTCATGAGCCACCCGCCGCTGGAAGACCGCATCGAAGCCCTGCGCGCCGCTGGCCGCTGA
- a CDS encoding thiopurine S-methyltransferase: MQHEFWQSRWARNEIGFHQQSVNPGLQRHWPNLELPEESQVLVPLCGKSLDMLWLAQWGYRVLGVELAERAAVDFFAELGVTPQITGEGALRRYSYERLEILQGDFFDVTAEQVAGCSALYDRAALIALPPDLRADYAAHLQRILPQQARGLVVSLEYPQTEMDGPPFAVLADEVRGLFVEGWEVEEVERLDVLAENPKFLKRGVSHLDEVVFALRRG; the protein is encoded by the coding sequence ATGCAGCATGAATTCTGGCAGTCGCGCTGGGCGCGCAATGAAATCGGCTTCCACCAGCAATCGGTGAACCCCGGTCTGCAACGGCACTGGCCGAACCTGGAGTTGCCCGAGGAGTCGCAGGTACTGGTGCCGCTGTGTGGCAAGAGCCTGGACATGCTCTGGCTGGCGCAATGGGGTTACCGCGTGCTGGGTGTCGAGTTGGCTGAGCGGGCTGCCGTCGACTTCTTCGCCGAGTTGGGCGTCACGCCGCAGATCACCGGGGAAGGCGCGCTACGCCGTTACAGCTACGAGCGACTGGAGATTCTCCAGGGTGACTTCTTCGACGTCACGGCCGAGCAGGTGGCCGGCTGCAGCGCCCTTTACGACCGCGCGGCGCTGATCGCTCTGCCGCCGGATCTGCGTGCCGATTATGCGGCGCACCTGCAGCGCATCCTGCCGCAACAGGCGCGCGGGCTGGTGGTCAGCCTGGAGTACCCCCAGACCGAGATGGACGGTCCGCCGTTCGCCGTGCTGGCGGATGAAGTGCGCGGGCTCTTCGTTGAGGGCTGGGAAGTGGAGGAGGTGGAACGCCTGGACGTGCTGGCGGAGAACCCGAAGTTCCTCAAGCGCGGCGTCAGCCACCTGGACGAAGTGGTGTTCGCGCTGCGTCGTGGCTGA
- a CDS encoding DODA-type extradiol aromatic ring-opening family dioxygenase: MLPALFISHGSPMLALDPGASDAPLKRLARELPRPKAIVVVSAHWETPDLRVTASARPDTWHDFYGFPPELYAVQYPAAGSPELAQRVVELLAEDGLPATLDAERPLDHGTWVPLSLMYPAADIPVVQLSLPSRLGATMQHRIGAALRALREEGILLIGSGSITHNLGELDWHAGPEVITPWAKVFRDWMVQHLEADDEAALFDYRQQAPHAARNHPRDEHLLPLYFARGAGGSAMTVEHAGFTLGALGMDIYRFG; this comes from the coding sequence ATGCTCCCTGCCCTGTTCATCTCCCACGGCTCCCCCATGCTGGCCCTGGACCCCGGCGCCAGCGATGCGCCCCTGAAGCGCCTGGCCCGCGAGCTGCCACGCCCGAAAGCCATCGTGGTGGTCTCCGCCCATTGGGAAACCCCCGACCTGCGCGTGACCGCATCCGCCAGGCCGGACACCTGGCACGACTTCTACGGCTTCCCGCCCGAGCTCTATGCCGTGCAGTACCCGGCCGCCGGCTCGCCGGAGTTGGCCCAGCGCGTCGTCGAGTTGCTGGCCGAGGACGGCCTGCCGGCCACCCTCGATGCCGAGCGCCCGCTGGACCACGGCACCTGGGTGCCGCTGAGCCTGATGTACCCGGCCGCCGATATCCCCGTCGTCCAGCTTTCCCTGCCCAGCCGTCTCGGCGCAACCATGCAGCACCGCATCGGCGCAGCCCTGCGTGCGCTGCGCGAGGAAGGCATCCTGCTGATCGGTTCGGGCAGCATCACCCACAATCTGGGCGAACTGGACTGGCACGCCGGACCGGAAGTCATCACGCCCTGGGCCAAGGTCTTCCGCGACTGGATGGTGCAGCATCTGGAAGCCGATGACGAAGCCGCCCTGTTCGACTACCGCCAGCAGGCGCCGCACGCAGCGCGCAACCACCCGCGCGACGAGCACCTGTTGCCGCTGTACTTCGCCCGTGGCGCCGGCGGCTCGGCGATGACGGTGGAGCACGCCGGCTTCACCCTCGGCGCGCTGGGAATGGATATCTATCGCTTCGGCTGA
- a CDS encoding crotonase/enoyl-CoA hydratase family protein — translation MTASSEPRITVERHDHVLLLGLNRVDKRNAFDLEMLTQLVLAFGEYERDDELRCALVFAHGDHFTAGLDLANIGETFRTGWTMPEGSADPWGTFGGRRLTKPLLVAAQGYCFTLGIELMLAADINLCASNARFAQLEVQRGIFPFGGATLRMHQVAGWGNAMRWLLTGDPFDAHEAYRIGLVQEVTAPEELMPRALWLAQRVAAQAPLGIRATLASARRSLDEGEEAAARLLPAMASELLSTEDAQEGLNAMLERRDGRFQGK, via the coding sequence ATGACCGCCAGCAGCGAACCGCGCATCACCGTCGAACGTCATGACCACGTCCTGCTCCTCGGCCTGAACCGGGTCGACAAGCGTAACGCCTTCGACCTGGAGATGCTCACCCAGCTGGTGCTGGCCTTCGGCGAATACGAGCGCGACGACGAGCTGCGCTGCGCCCTGGTGTTTGCCCACGGTGATCACTTCACCGCCGGCCTGGACCTGGCCAACATCGGCGAGACCTTCCGCACCGGCTGGACCATGCCCGAAGGCTCCGCCGATCCATGGGGCACCTTCGGCGGCCGGCGCCTGACCAAGCCGCTGCTGGTGGCCGCGCAGGGCTACTGCTTCACCCTGGGCATCGAACTGATGCTCGCCGCCGACATCAACCTGTGCGCCAGCAATGCGCGCTTCGCCCAGCTCGAAGTGCAGCGCGGCATCTTCCCCTTCGGCGGCGCCACCCTGCGCATGCACCAGGTGGCCGGCTGGGGCAATGCGATGCGCTGGCTGCTCACCGGTGATCCCTTCGATGCCCACGAGGCGTATCGCATCGGCCTGGTGCAGGAAGTCACCGCGCCGGAAGAACTGATGCCGCGTGCGCTCTGGCTCGCCCAGCGGGTTGCCGCCCAGGCGCCGCTGGGCATTCGCGCCACCCTGGCTTCCGCGCGCCGCAGCCTCGATGAAGGTGAGGAAGCGGCGGCGCGACTGTTGCCGGCGATGGCCAGCGAACTGCTGTCGACCGAGGATGCGCAGGAAGGTTTGAACGCCATGCTCGAGCGCCGCGACGGCCGCTTCCAGGGCAAATGA